A single window of Deltaproteobacteria bacterium DNA harbors:
- a CDS encoding NADH-quinone oxidoreductase subunit M, whose translation MTGVALLDQHLLSVLIALPLIGAALLLFFPREGDGAIRKFTLLVTIAEFLLSLAVVARFDVATAGMQLVERAPWIPQYGISYIVGVDGISLWILMLTTFIMPITIASTWSAVTKNVKEFMVFMLILETAMVGVFLATDLFLFYIFWELVLIPMYFLIGVWGGERRIYAAIKFFLYTFVGSVLMLVAIIVLYFHHHAVTGVYTMDLMKLYELTIPVKLQLWLFAAFFLAFAFKVPMFPFHTWLPDAHVEAPTAGSVILAAVLLKMGTYGFLRFAMALFPVAATDWTPVIATLAVIGILYGALVAMVQKDVKKLVAYSSVSHLGFVMLGLFAFNLQGIEGAILQMVNHGISTGALFLIVGIIYERRHTRLISEFGGLAKVVPVFSLCFMVVTLSSIGVPGTNGFVGEFLILLGAFKVQKWYAVVGATGVIFAAVYMLWMFQRVMYGKITNEENLRLADMNGREVAYMLPLLLFILWIGVYPQPFLRRMDASVNA comes from the coding sequence ATGACCGGCGTAGCGCTGCTCGACCAGCACCTCCTGTCGGTCCTGATCGCGCTGCCTCTGATCGGCGCGGCGCTGCTCCTGTTCTTCCCGCGGGAAGGGGACGGCGCGATCCGGAAGTTCACGCTCCTCGTGACGATCGCGGAGTTCCTCCTCTCCCTGGCGGTGGTGGCCCGCTTCGACGTCGCGACGGCGGGGATGCAGCTGGTGGAGCGGGCCCCCTGGATCCCGCAATACGGGATCTCCTACATCGTCGGGGTGGACGGGATCTCCCTCTGGATCCTGATGCTCACGACCTTCATCATGCCGATCACGATCGCCTCGACCTGGTCGGCGGTGACGAAGAACGTGAAGGAGTTCATGGTCTTCATGCTCATCCTCGAGACCGCGATGGTCGGCGTGTTCCTCGCCACCGACCTGTTCCTCTTCTACATCTTCTGGGAGCTGGTCCTCATCCCGATGTACTTCCTGATCGGCGTGTGGGGGGGCGAGCGGCGGATCTACGCGGCGATCAAGTTCTTCCTGTACACCTTCGTCGGCTCGGTCCTGATGCTGGTCGCGATCATCGTCCTCTACTTCCACCATCACGCGGTCACCGGGGTCTACACCATGGACCTCATGAAGCTCTACGAGCTCACGATCCCGGTGAAGCTGCAGCTGTGGCTCTTCGCGGCCTTCTTCCTCGCCTTCGCCTTCAAGGTGCCGATGTTCCCGTTCCACACGTGGCTGCCCGACGCGCACGTCGAGGCGCCCACGGCGGGATCGGTGATCCTGGCGGCCGTCCTGCTGAAGATGGGGACGTACGGCTTCCTGCGGTTCGCCATGGCCCTGTTCCCCGTCGCCGCCACCGACTGGACGCCGGTGATCGCGACCCTCGCCGTCATCGGGATCCTCTACGGGGCGCTGGTGGCGATGGTCCAGAAGGACGTGAAGAAACTGGTCGCCTACTCCTCCGTGTCGCACCTGGGCTTCGTCATGCTGGGGCTGTTCGCCTTCAACCTGCAGGGGATCGAGGGCGCCATCCTCCAGATGGTCAACCACGGAATCTCCACCGGGGCGCTCTTCCTCATCGTCGGGATCATCTACGAGCGGCGCCACACCCGCCTCATCTCCGAATTCGGGGGGCTGGCAAAAGTGGTTCCGGTCTTCTCCCTCTGCTTCATGGTCGTCACCCTCTCCTCGATCGGCGTTCCCGGCACGAACGGCTTCGTCGGCGAATTCCTGATCCTGCTCGGGGCGTTCAAGGTCCAGAAATGGTACGCCGTCGTCGGCGCGACCGGGGTCATCTTCGCCGCCGTCTACATGCTCTGGATGTTCCAGCGGGTGATGTACGGGAAGATCACGAACGAGGAGAACCTTCGCCTTGCCGACATGAACGGGCGGGAGGTCGCGTACATGCTCCCGCTGCTGCTGTTCATCCTGTGGATCGGGGTCTACCCGCAGCCGTTCCTGCGACGGATGGACGCCTCCGTGAACGCGT